One window of the Conexibacter sp. SYSU D00693 genome contains the following:
- the glgX gene encoding glycogen debranching protein GlgX: MAREVHPGRPFPLGPEWDGRGTNFSLFSEHAERVELCLFHPGGIEERVELRDRTAHNWHCYVPGVGPGQRYAYRVHGPYDPLQGHRFNPAKLLIDPYAKAIDGPVDWDAANTLPYVPAPEGETPDDDADLEIDDEDSAPAMPKCVVVDESFDWQGDRPPRTPWSQTVIYEAHVKGFTKRFPGLPEHLQGTYAGMASDEAVGYLRDLGVTAVELLPVHHIADESFLHDHGLTNYWGYSTIGYLAPHAAYAATGRRGEQVREFKGMVKALHRAGIEVILDVVYNHTAEGNHLGPMLSFKGVDNASYYRLVPDDPHFYMDFTGTGNTLNSVHPAVLRLIMDSLRYFVIECHVDGFRFDLASALARQLYDVDRLHAFFDTIHQDPVLSQVKLIAEPWDVGPGGYQVGNFPVLWSEWNGMYRDVMRDFWRGEAPISEFASRFTGSSDLYESDGRRPFASVNFVTAHDGFTLHDLVTYNEKHNEANQEGNRDGTDDNRSWNCGVEGETDDPQVRALRARQKRNFLTTLLLSQGTPMLLGGDELCRTQHGNNNAWCQDTEISWYDWELGDEGQALHAFSKRLIDLRRSEPVFRREHFFAGEQPRPGLPDVWWFRADGRRMTRRDWEDGGRRSLGVFLNGDHTGTRDRQGRPVHGASFLALFNAGHEDVQFRLPAARFGSRWELELTTTDAGLERGAHRYRAREEVNVTSRSITILRRR, from the coding sequence ATGGCCCGCGAGGTGCACCCCGGCCGTCCCTTCCCGCTCGGGCCCGAGTGGGACGGGCGCGGCACGAACTTCAGCCTCTTCTCCGAGCACGCCGAGCGCGTGGAGCTCTGCCTCTTCCACCCGGGCGGGATCGAGGAGCGCGTCGAGCTGCGCGACCGCACCGCCCACAACTGGCACTGCTACGTCCCCGGCGTCGGCCCCGGCCAGCGCTACGCCTACCGCGTGCACGGCCCCTACGACCCGCTGCAGGGCCACCGCTTCAACCCGGCCAAGCTCCTCATCGACCCCTACGCCAAGGCGATCGACGGCCCGGTCGACTGGGACGCCGCCAACACGCTGCCCTACGTCCCCGCCCCCGAGGGCGAGACCCCGGACGACGACGCCGACCTCGAGATCGACGACGAGGACTCCGCGCCCGCGATGCCCAAGTGCGTCGTGGTCGACGAGTCCTTCGACTGGCAGGGCGACCGGCCGCCGCGCACCCCGTGGTCGCAGACCGTGATCTACGAGGCCCACGTCAAGGGCTTCACCAAGCGCTTCCCGGGGCTGCCCGAGCACCTGCAGGGCACCTACGCCGGGATGGCCAGCGACGAGGCGGTCGGCTACCTGCGCGACCTCGGCGTGACGGCGGTCGAGCTGCTGCCCGTCCACCACATCGCCGACGAGTCCTTCCTCCACGACCACGGCCTCACGAACTACTGGGGCTACTCGACGATCGGCTACCTCGCGCCCCACGCCGCCTACGCGGCGACGGGCCGGCGCGGCGAGCAGGTCCGCGAGTTCAAGGGGATGGTGAAGGCGCTGCACCGCGCCGGCATCGAGGTGATCCTCGACGTCGTCTACAACCACACCGCCGAGGGCAACCACCTCGGGCCGATGCTCTCGTTCAAGGGCGTCGACAACGCGAGCTACTACCGGCTCGTCCCCGACGACCCGCACTTCTACATGGACTTCACGGGGACGGGCAACACGCTCAACTCCGTGCACCCGGCGGTCCTGCGCTTGATCATGGACTCGCTGCGCTACTTCGTCATCGAGTGCCACGTCGACGGCTTCCGCTTCGACCTCGCCAGCGCGCTGGCCCGCCAGCTCTACGACGTCGACCGCCTCCACGCGTTCTTCGACACGATCCACCAGGACCCCGTCCTGTCCCAGGTCAAGCTCATCGCCGAGCCGTGGGACGTCGGGCCCGGCGGCTACCAGGTCGGCAACTTCCCGGTGCTGTGGTCGGAGTGGAACGGCATGTACCGCGACGTGATGCGCGACTTCTGGCGGGGCGAGGCGCCGATCAGCGAGTTCGCCAGCCGCTTCACCGGCTCGAGCGACCTCTACGAGTCCGACGGCCGGCGGCCCTTCGCGTCGGTGAACTTCGTCACCGCCCACGACGGCTTCACCCTCCACGACCTCGTCACCTACAACGAGAAGCACAACGAGGCCAACCAGGAGGGCAACCGGGACGGCACGGACGACAACCGCTCCTGGAACTGCGGCGTCGAGGGCGAGACCGACGACCCGCAGGTCCGCGCGCTGCGTGCCCGCCAGAAGCGCAACTTCCTCACGACGCTCCTGCTCAGCCAGGGCACCCCGATGCTCCTGGGCGGCGACGAGCTGTGCCGCACCCAGCACGGCAACAACAACGCCTGGTGCCAGGACACCGAGATCTCCTGGTACGACTGGGAGCTGGGCGACGAGGGCCAGGCGCTGCACGCCTTCAGCAAGCGCCTCATCGACCTGCGCCGCTCCGAGCCCGTCTTCCGCCGCGAGCACTTCTTCGCCGGCGAGCAGCCCCGCCCCGGACTGCCCGACGTGTGGTGGTTCCGGGCGGACGGCCGCCGGATGACGCGCCGGGACTGGGAGGACGGCGGGCGCCGGTCGCTGGGCGTCTTCCTCAACGGCGACCACACGGGCACGCGCGACCGCCAGGGCCGGCCGGTCCACGGCGCGTCGTTCCTGGCGCTGTTCAACGCGGGCCACGAGGACGTCCAGTTCCGCCTGCCCGCCGCGCGCTTCGGCTCGCGCTGGGAGCTCGAGCTGACGACGACCGACGCCGGCCTCGAGCGCGGAGCGCACCGCTACCGCGCCCGCGAGGAGGTCAACGTGACCTCGCGCTCCATCACGATCCTGCGCCGCCGGTGA
- the treZ gene encoding malto-oligosyltrehalose trehalohydrolase gives MPTPPEPLPWERPLGASPTPGEDGAFTFRVWSHHHPPRLWLRDAEHAMEDEGEGVYALSTEATDGERYAFVVDGERHPDPCTRHQPDGLRGPSAVVDPRRFPREHRNRGGVALRDLVLYELHVGTFTDEGTFDAAIGELPRLADLGVTAVEVMPVAAFPGEFGWGYDGVYPWATHDAYGGPHAFARFADAAHAHGLSVVLDVVHNHVGASGEQGLRAFGPYFTDKYSTFWGQAINFDDAWSDPVREWICQSAEWWMRDMGLDGLRLDAIHAIFDQRPEHLVAEVARRAKAANPTAVVIAESGLNDPKVVTGPERGGWSCDAAWADDLHHCVRTLVTDEREGYYAEFGTVADLAHTLRDPHLHDGRFSHFRERRFGAPARDVDPARFVVFDANHDQVGNRAVGDRLPREARPLAALVTLLSPYTPMLFMGEEHGDDAPFQFFADHIDEEIAIATRDGRRREFSSFEGFSAQDVPDPLDRATFERSKLSRKEDPAMAQLFRDLLAARKRLPSGHVDDVRFDEGARWLRFRRGPFEVLASFVHDGDGATERRLDVPPGTRLHVAAGAASVDGDAVVLGPLSGALVEVA, from the coding sequence GTGCCGACCCCGCCCGAGCCCCTTCCGTGGGAGCGCCCGCTTGGCGCGTCTCCGACCCCCGGCGAGGACGGTGCCTTCACCTTCCGCGTCTGGTCCCACCACCACCCGCCGCGCCTGTGGCTGCGCGACGCGGAGCACGCGATGGAGGACGAGGGCGAGGGCGTGTACGCGCTGAGCACCGAGGCGACCGACGGCGAGCGCTACGCCTTCGTGGTCGACGGCGAGCGCCATCCGGATCCGTGCACCCGCCACCAGCCCGACGGCCTGCGCGGCCCGAGCGCCGTGGTCGACCCGCGGCGCTTCCCGCGCGAGCACCGCAACCGCGGGGGCGTGGCGCTGCGCGACCTCGTCCTCTACGAGCTGCACGTCGGGACGTTCACCGACGAGGGGACGTTCGACGCGGCCATCGGCGAGCTGCCGCGCCTGGCCGACCTCGGCGTCACCGCCGTCGAGGTCATGCCGGTCGCCGCCTTCCCCGGCGAGTTCGGCTGGGGCTACGACGGCGTCTACCCGTGGGCCACCCACGACGCCTACGGCGGCCCGCACGCCTTCGCCCGCTTCGCCGACGCGGCCCACGCCCACGGGCTCTCCGTGGTCCTGGACGTGGTGCACAACCACGTCGGCGCCTCGGGCGAGCAGGGCCTGCGCGCCTTCGGCCCGTACTTCACGGACAAGTACTCGACCTTCTGGGGCCAGGCCATCAACTTCGACGACGCCTGGTCGGACCCGGTGCGCGAGTGGATCTGCCAGAGCGCCGAGTGGTGGATGCGCGACATGGGCCTCGACGGCCTGCGCCTCGACGCCATCCACGCGATCTTCGACCAGCGCCCCGAGCACCTCGTCGCCGAGGTCGCCCGCCGCGCCAAGGCCGCCAACCCGACCGCGGTGGTCATCGCCGAGTCGGGCCTCAACGACCCGAAGGTCGTCACGGGGCCGGAGCGGGGCGGCTGGAGCTGCGACGCCGCCTGGGCCGACGACCTGCACCACTGCGTGCGCACGCTGGTCACCGACGAGCGCGAGGGCTACTACGCGGAGTTCGGCACGGTCGCCGACCTCGCCCACACGCTGCGCGACCCCCACCTGCACGACGGGCGCTTCAGCCACTTCCGCGAGCGGCGCTTCGGCGCGCCGGCGCGCGACGTCGACCCGGCGCGCTTCGTCGTCTTCGACGCCAACCACGACCAGGTCGGCAACCGCGCCGTCGGCGACCGGCTGCCGCGCGAGGCCCGCCCGCTGGCCGCCCTCGTCACCCTCTTGAGCCCCTACACCCCCATGCTCTTCATGGGCGAGGAGCACGGCGACGACGCGCCGTTCCAGTTCTTCGCCGACCACATCGACGAGGAGATCGCCATCGCCACCCGCGACGGTCGCCGCCGCGAGTTCAGCTCCTTCGAGGGCTTCAGCGCGCAGGACGTGCCCGACCCGCTGGACCGGGCCACCTTCGAGCGCTCCAAGCTCTCGCGCAAGGAGGACCCCGCCATGGCCCAGCTCTTCCGCGACCTGCTCGCCGCGCGCAAGCGCCTGCCCTCCGGCCACGTCGACGACGTGCGCTTCGACGAGGGCGCGCGCTGGCTGCGCTTCCGCCGCGGCCCGTTCGAGGTCCTCGCGAGCTTCGTGCACGACGGCGACGGGGCGACGGAGCGCCGGCTCGACGTCCCCCCGGGCACGCGGCTGCACGTGGCCGCCGGCGCGGCCAGCGTCGACGGTGACGCCGTCGTGCTCGGCCCGCTGAGCGGCGCGCTGGTGGAGGTCGCCTGA
- a CDS encoding FAD-binding oxidoreductase translates to MLHTTTAVGEAEALRARLTGRVVTPADADWDVARMGWNLAADQRPAAVAVPATVQDVVEVVRHAAEAGMRVAPQGTGHNATAHGALDATILLKTHELRGVSIDPVLRRARVHAGDLWEDVTGPASQYGLAPISGSSPDVGVVGFALGGGIGWLSRKFGLCADSVLSIECVLADGRHVRCDAHTNSDLFWALRGGSGSFAIVTALELELFEVGEMVSMGAMLWPWERAADVMEAWRQWTQDAPDEVTTSIRLMQLPPLPELPDFLRGRQLVIIDGAVVGSPEDAERILAPLRALDPEIDLWGMQPPAGLSRVHMDPEDPMPGLSDHLMLRELDAQAIKDLVAVAGPGSGSPLVMMEIRQLGGALGRRRDGAGALGGLDARYLTFAAGLPIDADVVCALRGGFGRVRNVLSRVATDGHYLNFQEHARDPRHAYEAGTYARLQAVKAAYDPQDLIRANHAVALPEA, encoded by the coding sequence ATGCTGCACACCACCACCGCCGTCGGCGAGGCCGAGGCGCTCCGCGCCCGTCTGACCGGCCGCGTCGTCACGCCCGCCGACGCCGACTGGGACGTCGCCCGCATGGGGTGGAACCTCGCCGCCGACCAGCGCCCCGCCGCCGTCGCGGTCCCTGCCACGGTCCAGGACGTCGTCGAGGTCGTCCGCCACGCCGCCGAGGCCGGGATGCGCGTCGCGCCCCAGGGCACCGGCCACAACGCCACCGCCCACGGCGCGCTCGACGCGACCATCCTCCTGAAGACCCACGAGCTGCGCGGGGTCTCGATCGACCCGGTCCTGCGCCGCGCCCGCGTGCACGCCGGCGACCTCTGGGAGGACGTCACCGGGCCTGCGTCGCAGTACGGCCTGGCCCCGATCAGCGGCTCCTCGCCCGACGTCGGCGTCGTCGGCTTCGCGCTGGGCGGCGGCATCGGCTGGCTCTCGCGCAAGTTCGGCCTGTGCGCCGACAGCGTCCTGTCGATCGAGTGCGTGCTGGCCGACGGCCGCCACGTCCGCTGCGACGCGCACACCAACAGCGACCTCTTCTGGGCGCTGCGCGGCGGCAGCGGCTCGTTCGCGATCGTGACGGCGCTCGAGCTCGAGCTCTTCGAGGTCGGCGAGATGGTCTCCATGGGCGCGATGCTCTGGCCGTGGGAGCGCGCCGCCGACGTCATGGAGGCCTGGCGCCAGTGGACGCAGGACGCGCCCGACGAGGTCACGACGTCCATCCGCCTGATGCAGCTCCCGCCGCTGCCCGAGCTGCCCGACTTCCTGCGCGGCCGCCAGCTCGTGATCATCGACGGCGCCGTCGTCGGCTCGCCCGAGGACGCCGAGCGGATCCTCGCGCCGCTGCGCGCGCTGGACCCGGAGATCGACCTCTGGGGCATGCAGCCGCCGGCCGGCCTCTCGCGCGTGCACATGGACCCCGAGGACCCGATGCCCGGCCTCAGCGACCACCTGATGCTCCGCGAGCTCGACGCCCAGGCGATCAAGGACCTCGTCGCGGTCGCCGGCCCCGGCTCGGGCTCGCCGCTGGTGATGATGGAGATCCGCCAGCTCGGCGGCGCGCTCGGCCGTCGCCGCGACGGGGCCGGCGCGCTGGGCGGGCTCGACGCCCGGTACCTGACGTTCGCCGCCGGCCTGCCGATCGACGCCGACGTCGTCTGCGCGCTGCGCGGCGGCTTCGGCCGGGTGCGCAACGTCCTGTCCCGCGTCGCGACCGACGGGCACTACCTGAACTTCCAGGAGCACGCCCGCGACCCCCGCCACGCCTACGAGGCCGGCACGTACGCCCGCCTGCAGGCGGTCAAGGCGGCCTACGACCCGCAGGACCTCATCCGCGCGAACCACGCGGTGGCGCTGCCGGAGGCGTAG